The window CCACAATTCAGAGTTTGATGAAGCTCTACAACCACAGTGGAGGTAGGCAATCGTGTGTTCTGTGGTGCCTCTCAGCCTCAACTTTACTAACCTTTACTAACCATTAATCTAATTCATTTTAGATGCCCCACCTGGTGCTTTCTTGCAGGATTACATAACTTTTCCAGTCTTTTGTTGCTGCCATCCAACACGCACTGCTTGCATCATTTTAAACCtggaaatattgttttttttaaaaaacaacaacatttctcATTTTAACGTTTGATCTTTTGTCTTCgtagtatttattttattttttattctataaatataataataataataataataataataataataataataataataataataataatattattattaataatagcaataataataataataataattattataatcatcATGTCTCAACTGAAGTGATCATTGGGGTCATTAAAATGTCGttttatgtatattatattgttTTTCCCTCCCTGatctctctgactctctctcttaGGAGTCCATGTTTTACAAAGAATGGATGGCTGTGAGTGGGATACTGCGACTGGAAAGGTTACTGGTTATATGAAGTATGGATATGATGCTCAGGACATCTTATCGTTTAATATGGAGACATTGAAATGGGATGCCCTGAAACCAGAGGTTGTCAGCATCAAACAGAGTTGGGAGGCTGTGGAGCCTAGAATGACATATGTTGTGACTTTCCTCACTCATGTTTGTCCTACTTTCATGAGGAATTATGTGGTTCACGGCAAGAGTCTTCTGGAGAGAACAGGTTAAATCTCGTTTTTCTTCTACCTTCATCTCATAAGTTAGTCTAGTTATATTTTGCTATATCACGTTTTTCTTACTCTCCTTTTCTGTCATACTTTCTGTCCCTCTTTTGCTCCATCTCCTTCtattgtctgtttctgtcttcctctccagAGCGCCCCCTAGTGTCTCTCCTGCAGAGGACTCCCTCCTCTCCAGTCACTTGCCACGCTTCAGGCTTCTATCCTGACACAGCTGCACTCTTCTGGaggaaagatgaagaggagattcATGAGGATGTGGTCCATGGGGGGATTCTTCCCAACCATGATGACACCTTCCAAATGAAAGTTACCCTGAACCTTTCGTCAGTGGCACCCGAAGACTGGAAGAGATACGactgtgtgttccagctgtCTGGTagaagtgatgacatcatcaccaagctggacaaagaaaacatcaagaCTAACTGGGGTAAGGctgcaatttttatttattcagtaaaGGTACACCAACAAAGGTCATATATGCAGAAATGTTTCAAATGGAGACATCTTGATAGGAGTTAACTCCAAATTCTAAAATgaacagttcacccaaaaaTAATTAGTCATTATCCGCTTACCTTCTGGTGCCAGTAGAGAAGTAGGTGAAGACATTGCTGGAGGTTCAGCCTTAAACTATTTTAAATCTTTCTAACACACGGctgaagaaaatggagaaaaatatatataaataaataaaataaaacaggatgaTTCCAGAAAGCTCTGTGCAACTGTGTTTCCAGAAATCCCCAATgagtaattttattattttattttatacacccTTTTTAAAATTAGATTGTTACTGGAGTGTTAATGACTGATTTATGCACACATTCTGTGTGAATGTCCCTTTTTGGTTCTAGTTTCTCCTTCTAAATTTCCCGCCGGTGCTGCTGTTGGAATAACTGTAggattgctgctgctgctggttgttgtttttggagTAGTCatctggagaagaaaaaagaataatggTGAGTGAAGCCATTGTTACTCCACGTTTGGTTACAAATGAAACTAAAAGGTAATATAAAAAGAGTTCACCAAGGTTGGCTGTGATAGGGATTACACTTATACAAGAAGAAAGTGGACCTTTCATTTATTAAGAAGAGTCCAGTGTTaaatccagttgattcttttttgcatttcttgaTGAAGAAGAGATTCAAAAGGCCTGTATTTTGACTAatatagtgtgtgtttgtctgtggtgaaaaaaacaaaacccctaCACCGTAGCAGAGGAGTAAGTACTCCCAGTGTATGCTCTATTAATTAAAGttaatctgtctgtctatttctttcatgaaaaatgtatttattttactttataaatattattaatcagccaatgaattaaattttttgtttttgtttttcactcatgTTGAAAAATAGATTTATCTGAATTCTCTGTTTTTAACTACAGTTTCTCAACCGTTGTAACCACGCAAGAAATCAACGTCGAGCAGCTTGTGGTGTTTCAGGTTTGCTTGGTGCTGAACAGAGTATTTAGGAAATGTTGGCTTTATGTCACATTCATCCCATGGTCCTAACTGTGTTATTCAGTATACAAATTTTGATTGTGGAGgtgtcttttcatttctttgattaattaaattaaattgattgaAATACTATTAAAACAATATAAGATTTCACTACTAAGAGTAaagttgaaaagaaagaaagtagaGGAGTACAATTAGATTTTAAAGGTTTTAGCTCACTATAAATGGGTCAGCAGCATCACAGTACTGACAACAAAAGAAGATCTGATATCAAATgtctatttacattttaaaacccGAATCCTAGTTTTTGGggcaaatatttcatattttgacCTCTTTGACCCTCAATCATTTTGTAGTTAATATAATCAAAAACCAATACGGTGTATAATGGAACACTTAATATTAATGACTAAAAATGTGGTGAAACACAGGTGTGAAATAGCATAAAGCAAGTAAATACTCAAGTAAAAGTATGGCTAAAACTATTTTAGAAGTGCAAGTGTAATCATTTAGTTCATGAAGTTAATGAATTTTCAATCCTGCCAGAAACAGATGAGTTATTATGAGCTCTACTATAAATATGAATGAGGTATGATGTGTTTATGGTGTCTAGATTGTCATGAAGAGAACATTTCTTGAACACTAtctagaaaatattttatacattagACAGTTTGTCTTTGATGGTTGTGATTAAAGAAAACATATTCAGACTCATTTATATAGCATATATAATTTCCCTCGGTCTGGATCCCCCGgtcagagctggttgatgtggcTAGAGAAAAGGAAGTTTGTTCCCTGTTAAACAATATTAtacaatttataatttatatcttatacaatttcctccgggattaataaagtatctatctatctatctatctatctatctatctatctatctatctatctatctatctatctatctatctatctatctatctatctatctatctatctatctatctatctatctatctatctatctatctatctatctatctatctatctatctatctatctatctatctatctatctatctatctatctatctatctaaacaaACAGCGAGCCGACTGAATAATGCGAATGAAGATGATGTTGAATTTCCCtcagtttgatgcttttattttttatttttttcacatttagaCAATCAATCATGATCAAATTTCTCATTGAAagtgtccatccattcatttttttgtggacGAGATGACtgtaatcgtctcgtctacatCCTGCTGGAGCTGGACAGATTGCCACAGTGGCCTTATATTGAATAAAAATTCAGTGACGATTACAGCCTTTAATGATGAAGCCATTGCTTCTTTCACAGGTCAAAATTGATGCATTGAAAGCACTGATTTAGATAATGATATTGATACGcataatttagataatgtgTATCATGATATTTCCCTGTTGGTGGTGAAACGTGTACTTTTGATGACAGTATAAATAAGCAACAAACTATATAAACTATTATACACAAAAAGCAATTGTATGcagttacagtaatgtaatgtaattgaaTGAAAGTTTCTCAATTAGATATGTTCTGCACATAGTATAAAACCTGATTATTTAACATTCCACTGAAATGTGTCATATCTTTATTGTAATTCTATGTTGTAAACTGATTTTAGTACTGTAATTTctaatgtttttgcttttttgtgtgattttaaattctTTCCATTGACACAAGACTATGAACAATCTATGaagtgtgttttattctgaatcaataaaacaagtttATCCAGATGTGTCATTGAGAAGTTTCAGTTCTTCACTGGTTTTGACCACGTGGCTTGATGATGGAATTGGTTGCACTGCTGCTTCACAGCAGAACATCCTGGAGATAACAGAAGAGGTCAGAATCTCTCATCTGATGCCTGAGTAGAACTAACAACATGGAAGGGAAGAAAATCacaaagctgaaaggaaactgTCCTGACAAAAACCAGGAATTTTTTTATCTAACTCCAGGAAATTATagaccattttaaaaaaacatttaaacaaatgaataaCATGTTCAATAAATAGTATATATGCAAATATCAAAGTGGATTTAGGAGTAAACAGAATACATTGGACTCAGTTTTATGTTCAGATCATAACATAAAACTGAGTGATATTTCCCTGTTGGTGGgagataaaaagaataaaacatgtttgaaaaatgATCATATTAATGGTGTTGTAATTTTTCAGCTAagtagacaaaaacaaattttcaacAAGAAAAAGAGATGCCAGTGAGGTCAAAGTAAtattaaataatcaaaaattaataGAATGAACCACATGAAATTTTTAGGGGTATGTGAGTACTGTACTGTGTTGTCAAGGAACTGCATTACCACTCCGTTTCAGCAAGCGGCGgtaatgtgacatttaattcTCTCCCAACCAACAATAAGCCATAGACGGAGAAGAAGAACCAGAACGCCACAGAAAGGAGACGAAGAAGACCCCAACGACGATCTCGCGAGAACTCGATCGCTCTCGCGAGATTTCGCTGTTTACAAGCGCGAATGCCACGTCTGTCCAGCAGCATCAACGTAGACCGAAACATTAGTGGTTTATCTAAATATAAACCACACCGGACGGATACTCATTCAGCGGTCCGACAGACAGTGGCATCTGACACAATCCGGTGagaattaaatgtttgttttttcattgtttaacaTAGAAATGTTGCCTCTGCAGCAGCGACATGTCAGTGAGTTGGTTGTTAGCTAGCCGGCTAACTGTCTGCGTAAGAGTGAAACTGTGGATCGGTGACTGTTTGTGTAACAAGAAGCTTCTGATCCTGTCAGGATGAAGCTCAAACTACAGTCACGACTTACTTAAGTCCTCTAGTAAACAACCGCAGTCAAAAGCTTATTTAAACTGACACGGGAAAGTTAGCTAGCTGGGAATTCATCCCGACAGTTTGAGATCCTGCACACAGCGGACCTGCTGTAAACagtattaacaatattaacacaGGGAAACCATGATGTCCAGTACAGCCTAACAATATGGTGCAGTGCAGATGTCTCAAGCATTAAAACAGAAAGTAGGGTTACAATGTAATCCGAGTGGGAGGGAATGATCATTAACATAAAACACCTGTTTTGTGACTGTTTCTCTGTAGTTTtcgtttaaataaaaaaaataaattcacttttttccacatttttctttatgaGAAATGGGGATCAGTGGTGTTTTTCTAGCTTCTCTTTACCACTTCCTGTGGTGACTCATGTTGATGAGTCTGCTGGGCATTTGAGGGGAAATGGAGAGTCCCATCTGatgtttcactttcattttagtACCATTGGTAAACACTGGTTCATGGTTTAACAACCATCTGATTTTTTATTGTGAATCATTAACTGCTTTAACTCTAGTTGGTAAAGTGTTGTAATAATGTCTTATTTGCTATTTCCTAACATGTTTGAGAAAGTTAATATTCTTCTTTCTATACGTCAATAGCAAATAGGTCCACTGTAGCTGAAtggatttttcatttcttccaagttAAAGAAAATCTCCTTTGTTCAATTGTGTCATCGATTACTGATTCTGTAGTCTTTGATCATCATTCTGTTATTATGTAAAAATCATTTCAGATAGTTTTTTACTTACTCCATGTCTTCTTTACCTCTCTCTTGTCATAGGGGATACTATGGGATGTGTACGTCTGCTGACGCTGGCGGTGGTCATGTCTGCTATGCTCCTCCGTCTGACCATTGCTCATAGCCATTCCCATGGAGACCACGGCCATGGCCACCATCATCACAGCCACTCCCACGGAGAGCATGATCACTCACACGGCCCTCAGGTGAAGATGTTCCATGGAACAAGCAAGTGGAGTGCAGAGGCAAACCTCCCTccagatgaggaggaagagcatcACGGACACGCGCACTCCCACGATCATGGACACGCACACTCCCACGATCACGGACATGCACACTCTCATGATCACGGACATGCACACTCCCATGATCACGGACATGCACACTCCCACGATCACGGACATGGACATGCGCACTCCCACGATCACGGACACACTCATTTGGAGGATCTTATTCAGATGCATGAGGAGGAGAGTGGACACGGAGGGGAGAGATTGAAGAAGGAGGCAGAGAAGAGGGATGTGGTGGAGCTCTGGATGCAGGTTTGGTCCTGaatacaaacagaaataatgagCATTGAGATTGAACTCTAACCAGGGAGAACTACATTCATCTTGCGAAGGAGAGACACAGTTTTAATCCACTTCTAGCAGCTGTGAGCGGTGCTGGTCAGGGTCCAGGTAACACTCCTGTCACCGGTCTTCCGGCTCGACTTTATGAGAATCATTTTCTCCCATTAAGCTACAGTactttctgcactataaggcgctcTTAAGAGcccttaattttctcaaaaaccaatggtgcgccttataatccagtgcgccttatatatgaaaaaaagtttttcgaATGGACTTTCTGATGTTTGACCATTTAGATTAAGGCAGCTGCATCACCTTGAACACACAATTCTCTACGTCCCAGTTGTGGTTATGTGATAACGAAGCGCActtcagaaaattaaaataccatggaaaaggttttttctttctgtaatttctttcaaacagttaaactttcatatttcatatcCTCATATTTtgatccttttttgtttttaattttgataaatATGTCTTAACAGTTCATGAAAATCTAAAATCTAGTATGTCAAATTATTATTTCTACCACACTTTGTCGTTCCTGTCAACTTTTCTTGAATAAGTTTTAATCCAGCATCGTTTGCAGCCGGTTCTGTCAGTAATAATCTCTGGTTTATACTCCTGGTGGATGGGGACAGTCTGAATCTTCTGGACTGATGTCATGTCAACAGTCTTCCCCTTGACTTTATTAGTGTGTACGAAATGGATTAAATAAGTGTATTGCCTCATCATTGGTGTTGTTAACGACAGAATCAAATATATTTGTGCTTATAAATTTAGTTCTTCCTGCATATTCTACCCTGATTAGCCTCTGCTCACATCACAGAGTCTGTTGTCTCCCTTCTTCAGTAACAACTGGTTAATGATCTGCTGTCCTgcaggatgaatgaatgaataatgaacttCCCTCCATCCCCTCCGTAGGCGATTGGAGCGACGCTGCTGATCAGCGCTGCCCCCTTCCTCATCCTGTTTCTAATCCCAGTCCAGTCCAACAGCGACCAGCATCAGAATCTGCTCAAGGTGCTGCTCAGCTTTGCCTCAGGTGGCCTCCTGGGTGACGCCTTCCTCCATCTCATACCTCATGCTTTGGGTAGGGAAGAAATGTCCAGAAGCCTTTGCTGTATTTTTGGTttgatctttttaaaatttcctcacaaattcacattttttttctccttagtTCACCTTCAGTTAGTCTTGTAGCTTAGTGTTTGCTGCatgatagagaaaaaaaatcgtACATGAGTCTTTCCCACGATAGCTTTTTAAGTCTTCAGGTTCAAAAAACAAGACGTTGAGTGGTGTTTATGATTTATTCTTTCATCCTTGATGACACAAAGCAACAGGATCTCCTACTTGTCTCTGTGAGTTTAATGTCTGCTTGCTGTTTCATTTCAATAATTGTCACAGAACCCCACTCACACCACGGAGACGATCACGGACACTCACACAGAAGTGAAGAATCACATGACCACGGTCACTCCCATGGTACGTAGTAAAAcatacattatactgtatatgtgaagTCAGTAGATTTCTGATATTTTCTCTGGTGTCTCTGCACAGGAGCCGCCCACAGTCACATGATGTCAGTGGGTCTGTGGGTTCTCGGCGGGATCATCGTCTTCCTCGCCGTTGAGAAATTTGTGCGTTTGCTGAAAGGAGGGCATGGTCATGGACATTCCCACAGTCACTCACATGGTGCGTTGACggagattatttatttatttttcaattttattttatatacagtattttctgcactataagtcgcacctaaaagcctttaactttctcaaaaactgacggtgtcccttataatccagtgcgccttatagtgtggaaaatactgtactgatcACCT of the Antennarius striatus isolate MH-2024 chromosome 14, ASM4005453v1, whole genome shotgun sequence genome contains:
- the slc39a7 gene encoding zinc transporter Slc39a7, whose protein sequence is MGCVRLLTLAVVMSAMLLRLTIAHSHSHGDHGHGHHHHSHSHGEHDHSHGPQVKMFHGTSKWSAEANLPPDEEEEHHGHAHSHDHGHAHSHDHGHAHSHDHGHAHSHDHGHAHSHDHGHGHAHSHDHGHTHLEDLIQMHEEESGHGGERLKKEAEKRDVVELWMQAIGATLLISAAPFLILFLIPVQSNSDQHQNLLKVLLSFASGGLLGDAFLHLIPHALEPHSHHGDDHGHSHRSEESHDHGHSHGAAHSHMMSVGLWVLGGIIVFLAVEKFVRLLKGGHGHGHSHSHSHGPKEKNSDGEDEKVEKKKEKKGGKDEVPKKETLSTDIKVSGYLNLAADFTHNFTDGLAIGASFLVGPTVGAVTTLTILLHEVPHEIGDFAILVQSGCTKRKAMSLQLLTAIGALAGTACSLLAEGVGAAATAWILPFTAGGFVYIATVTVLPELLAGRSSFGQSLMEILALLFGVGMMVLIAEYE
- the LOC137607203 gene encoding major histocompatibility complex class I-related gene protein-like, translated to MRILVILFLLCQVSSALKHTLRFFFTGSHGVIHSPEFLGSAVLDDVLMGYCDSIKNIVEPKQELVKYFFENDPEHLKWYQGECFQNQPIFFKATIQSLMKLYNHSGGVHVLQRMDGCEWDTATGKVTGYMKYGYDAQDILSFNMETLKWDALKPEVVSIKQSWEAVEPRMTYVVTFLTHVCPTFMRNYVVHGKSLLERTERPLVSLLQRTPSSPVTCHASGFYPDTAALFWRKDEEEIHEDVVHGGILPNHDDTFQMKVTLNLSSVAPEDWKRYDCVFQLSGRSDDIITKLDKENIKTNWVSPSKFPAGAAVGITVGLLLLLVVVFGVVIWRRKKNNVSQPL